Proteins from one Methanococcus maripaludis C5 genomic window:
- the gatD gene encoding Glu-tRNA(Gln) amidotransferase subunit GatD, which produces MDIGDFVKLELENTTYSGTVMPSLNEDTVVIKMKSGYNVGLDKKKIKNIEILESGDKPKYGLPPLNLEKNPKLKNISILSTGGTVASRVDYKTGAVHPAFTADDLIRAVPELMDIANIKGKVILNILSENMLPAYWKMTADAIKEEIENGAEGIVIAHGTDTMHYTASALSFMVTSEVPIILVGAQRSSDRPSSDAALNIIAAVKAATEPIKGVYVLMHGETGDTVCHLHEGTKVRKLHSSRRDAFKSVNETPIAEINPFIKKVTYLRDVKSQDKSKIKEVVLNTDLEEKVALIKVYPGIDSEILKFYVDNGYKGIILEGTGLGHTPETFFEGIDYANENNVLVAMTTQTINGRVNMNVYSNGRELQAKGVIPCEDMLPEVAFVKLMHLLGNYGFEESKELMSKNIVGEINESINLEC; this is translated from the coding sequence ATGGATATCGGTGATTTTGTAAAACTCGAACTGGAAAACACGACGTATTCTGGAACGGTAATGCCTTCTTTAAACGAGGATACTGTTGTAATCAAAATGAAAAGCGGATACAACGTTGGACTCGATAAGAAAAAAATAAAAAATATTGAAATTTTGGAATCAGGAGACAAACCAAAATACGGCCTTCCACCTCTTAATTTAGAAAAAAACCCAAAATTAAAAAACATTTCTATTTTATCAACTGGTGGAACAGTTGCTTCAAGAGTGGACTATAAAACTGGAGCAGTTCATCCTGCATTTACAGCAGATGATTTAATTCGAGCAGTTCCCGAATTAATGGACATTGCAAACATCAAAGGAAAAGTTATTTTGAATATTTTAAGTGAAAATATGCTTCCAGCTTATTGGAAAATGACTGCTGACGCAATAAAAGAGGAAATTGAAAACGGGGCTGAGGGAATTGTTATTGCACACGGAACAGATACTATGCACTACACTGCATCAGCACTATCATTCATGGTAACTTCAGAAGTTCCAATTATTTTGGTTGGCGCTCAAAGAAGTAGTGATAGACCTTCTTCAGACGCAGCATTAAACATAATTGCAGCGGTAAAAGCAGCAACTGAACCAATAAAAGGAGTTTATGTATTAATGCACGGAGAAACTGGAGATACCGTATGCCATTTACACGAAGGCACAAAGGTTAGGAAACTCCACTCATCAAGAAGAGACGCATTCAAATCAGTAAATGAAACCCCAATAGCTGAAATTAACCCATTTATAAAAAAAGTAACATATTTAAGGGATGTAAAAAGTCAGGACAAGTCAAAAATCAAAGAAGTAGTGTTAAACACAGATTTGGAAGAAAAAGTTGCTTTAATCAAAGTTTATCCTGGGATTGATTCTGAAATTTTGAAGTTTTACGTTGATAACGGATACAAAGGAATTATTTTGGAAGGAACTGGACTTGGACACACTCCCGAAACCTTTTTTGAAGGAATTGATTACGCAAATGAAAACAATGTTTTAGTTGCAATGACTACTCAGACGATCAATGGTCGAGTAAACATGAATGTTTATTCAAATGGGCGAGAACTTCAAGCAAAAGGTGTAATTCCATGCGAAGACATGCTTCCAGAAGTTGCATTTGTTAAATTAATGCACTTACTTGGAAATTATGGATTTGAAGAATCAAAAGAATTAATGTCTAAAAACATTGTCGGAGAAATTAACGAATCTATTAATCTGGAGTGCTAA
- a CDS encoding DUF1786 domain-containing protein → MNILCIDIGKGTQDILYFDTEKNVENAIKLILPSPTTIISRKIMKLKEDLRIDGKLMGGGPVSFAIMQKLKKGYNVEISEQCVRTIRDDLDEVREKGIVIKENIQNPNVNLEDLDFEMLKTIFSSMGQDFSPDVVCVACQDHGFVKGQSDRITRFKYFEKKLNETKDPYEFYFDNKNYKTDNFSRFESILRTLDENKYKGFVMDSKMASVCGILNYANENKINEFIGLDIGNGHTLGVSMQNQKINGLFEHHTRLIDARKLKDIVERTCNGTLKNEDIYNDNGHGACVTCKTEPESILIAGPNRELFKSYGNYAYPGGDVMITGCIGLLDVYNKIKKI, encoded by the coding sequence TTGAATATTCTGTGCATCGATATTGGAAAAGGAACTCAGGACATTTTATACTTTGATACTGAAAAAAACGTTGAAAATGCAATTAAATTAATACTGCCTTCCCCCACAACGATTATTTCTCGAAAAATTATGAAATTAAAAGAAGATTTAAGAATTGACGGAAAATTAATGGGCGGAGGTCCTGTTTCCTTTGCAATAATGCAGAAATTAAAAAAAGGGTATAATGTAGAGATTTCCGAACAATGTGTGAGAACCATTAGAGATGATTTAGACGAAGTTAGGGAAAAAGGAATTGTTATAAAAGAAAATATTCAAAATCCAAATGTAAATTTGGAAGATCTGGATTTTGAAATGTTAAAAACAATTTTTTCGTCTATGGGACAGGATTTCTCTCCAGATGTTGTTTGTGTAGCATGTCAGGATCATGGATTTGTAAAGGGCCAGAGTGATCGGATTACTCGATTTAAATACTTTGAAAAAAAATTGAATGAAACAAAAGACCCGTATGAGTTTTATTTTGATAATAAAAATTATAAAACAGACAATTTTTCACGGTTTGAATCCATTTTAAGAACTCTTGATGAAAACAAATACAAAGGATTTGTGATGGATAGCAAAATGGCATCTGTTTGCGGTATTTTAAATTACGCAAATGAAAACAAGATTAATGAATTTATCGGTCTTGACATTGGAAACGGCCACACTTTAGGAGTTTCAATGCAAAATCAAAAGATTAACGGCCTTTTCGAACACCACACAAGATTAATCGATGCAAGAAAATTAAAAGACATTGTTGAAAGAACTTGTAACGGAACTTTAAAAAATGAGGATATATATAACGACAACGGCCACGGTGCGTGTGTAACTTGTAAAACTGAACCTGAATCCATACTTATTGCAGGTCCAAACCGAGAATTATTCAAAAGTTACGGTAATTATGCATATCCTGGCGGAGATGTAATGATTACAGGATGTATCGGCCTATTAGATGTTTACAATAAAATAAAAAAAATCTAA
- a CDS encoding UPF0489 family protein, with protein MRILDIDLDFFLNKIAFWKKGNKRLDEKEYVVWKKDKFIEFLENNCNLSKNNTIKGRIVKKHHEAFYFWRELIEKNELEVPFEVIHIDAHADLGLGDFSYKYIMEELLHKPVEKRNDPEMMYEGNYLAFAIANQWINNITYVTHPKGGNDLLNFHFRDYDVKSEIIQLKKTEKIETEIKNVKILDVEPEIPFKLISGKDYVEKGTFDYVVFSISPKYTPKTIDRLIPIVKEYIEEI; from the coding sequence ATGAGAATTTTAGATATTGATCTGGACTTTTTCTTAAATAAAATTGCATTTTGGAAAAAAGGAAATAAAAGACTCGATGAAAAAGAGTACGTAGTATGGAAAAAAGATAAATTTATTGAATTTTTGGAAAATAACTGTAATTTATCGAAAAATAATACAATAAAGGGGAGAATTGTTAAAAAACACCACGAAGCTTTTTATTTTTGGAGAGAACTTATCGAAAAAAATGAACTCGAAGTTCCTTTTGAAGTAATTCACATCGATGCTCACGCAGATCTTGGGCTTGGGGACTTTTCATACAAATATATCATGGAAGAATTGCTCCACAAACCTGTTGAAAAAAGAAATGATCCTGAAATGATGTATGAGGGAAATTATCTTGCTTTTGCAATTGCAAATCAGTGGATTAATAATATAACTTATGTTACGCACCCGAAAGGCGGAAATGACCTTTTGAATTTTCATTTTAGGGACTATGATGTAAAAAGTGAAATTATTCAGCTTAAAAAAACTGAGAAAATAGAAACTGAAATTAAAAATGTAAAAATTTTAGATGTGGAACCAGAAATTCCTTTTAAATTAATATCTGGGAAAGATTATGTTGAAAAAGGAACTTTTGATTATGTTGTATTTAGCATATCCCCAAAATACACTCCAAAAACGATAGATAGATTAATTCCAATCGTAAAAGAATACATCGAGGAAATTTAG
- a CDS encoding bifunctional hexulose-6-phosphate synthase/ribonuclease regulator, with protein sequence MQVKSELPPVQVALDLVDLPRAIEIAKEAVAGGVTWVEAGTPLIKSEGMNAIRELRKNFPTLTIVADMKTMDAGSTEVEMAAKAGANVILILGVGPDSMIIDAVKAGKKYGVLVGTDLIATEDPIKRAVELEEMGVDIINIHVGLDQQVLNVDPVELVKRVSENCKKAKIAAAGGLNSETAVKAYEAGADIIIAGGTLYKSADPEQTARDIIKGLKTGKPVKTDKFKKFNESELVSAFNVVSTSNISDAMHRTGEMKGLKPVWNSEKPLKFAGPAVTVRTYSGDWSKPVSAIDDCEAGNVLVIDNCSSEIACWGGLATLSCETKGVVAIVIDGAVRDVEEILKIGIPVFARSITPTAGEPKGFGEINAVIDCAGRTVEPGDWIVGDENGIIVVPKNEAMEIANRAIDVKEREDRVKEEITRGTTLAKTIRLKDWELKK encoded by the coding sequence ATGCAGGTTAAATCAGAATTACCTCCTGTGCAGGTAGCTCTTGATCTTGTTGATCTTCCAAGGGCAATAGAAATTGCAAAAGAGGCAGTTGCAGGCGGAGTTACATGGGTTGAGGCAGGAACTCCACTAATAAAATCCGAAGGAATGAATGCAATTCGGGAACTAAGGAAAAACTTCCCAACACTTACAATCGTTGCAGACATGAAAACAATGGATGCAGGAAGTACTGAAGTTGAAATGGCAGCAAAAGCAGGTGCAAACGTTATATTGATATTGGGTGTTGGTCCCGATTCAATGATAATTGATGCTGTAAAAGCTGGAAAAAAATACGGAGTTTTAGTTGGAACTGATTTAATTGCAACCGAAGATCCCATAAAAAGAGCAGTAGAACTTGAAGAAATGGGCGTAGATATTATAAATATCCATGTAGGACTAGACCAACAGGTTTTAAATGTCGATCCTGTTGAACTTGTAAAAAGAGTTTCAGAAAACTGTAAAAAAGCAAAAATTGCAGCAGCAGGCGGTTTAAACAGCGAAACCGCGGTAAAAGCCTATGAAGCAGGTGCAGACATAATTATTGCGGGAGGAACATTATACAAATCCGCAGACCCCGAACAAACTGCAAGAGATATTATAAAAGGTCTCAAAACTGGAAAACCTGTAAAAACGGATAAATTTAAGAAATTTAATGAAAGTGAACTAGTCAGTGCATTTAATGTTGTAAGCACTTCGAACATAAGTGACGCAATGCATAGAACTGGTGAAATGAAAGGTTTAAAACCAGTCTGGAACTCTGAAAAACCTTTAAAATTTGCAGGGCCAGCAGTTACAGTTAGAACTTATTCTGGAGACTGGAGTAAACCTGTAAGTGCGATAGATGACTGTGAAGCAGGAAATGTTTTAGTAATTGATAATTGCAGTTCTGAAATTGCCTGCTGGGGCGGACTTGCAACGCTTTCATGTGAAACCAAAGGTGTAGTAGCAATTGTAATAGATGGTGCTGTTCGAGATGTTGAAGAAATTTTAAAAATTGGAATTCCAGTATTTGCAAGAAGTATAACTCCAACTGCAGGGGAGCCAAAAGGATTTGGAGAAATAAATGCCGTAATTGATTGTGCAGGCAGAACTGTTGAACCCGGAGATTGGATCGTTGGGGATGAAAACGGAATTATTGTAGTTCCGAAAAATGAGGCAATGGAAATTGCAAACAGGGCAATTGATGTAAAGGAAAGAGAAGATCGAGTTAAGGAAGAAATAACTCGTGGAACAACGCTTGCAAAAACAATAAGGTTAAAAGACTGGGAATTGAAAAAATAA
- a CDS encoding 3-methyl-2-oxobutanoate dehydrogenase subunit VorB: MATQLVKGNTAVIIGAMYAGCDCYFGYPITPASEILHEASKYFPMVGRKFVQAESEEAAINMVYGAASTGKRVLCATSGPGMSLKQEGISFLAGSELPCVLVNVQRAGPGLGNIGPEQADYNQAVKGGGHGNYKNIVLAPNSVQEMCDCTAKAFELATKYKNPVIVLSDGVLGQMVEPLKFPEQAIKPEIDESWAVRGTKETRKNLVTSIFLDFKQLEEFNYALQEKYEIIKENEQDFEGYQLDDAEIILVSYGISSRISKTAVDVARKEGIKAGLFRPKTLFPFPEKELNKLAEKKCTFISVEMSNGQMAEDIKLATCCKRPIELVNRLGGNLIEVDQILAKIKEIAGGN; the protein is encoded by the coding sequence ATGGCAACACAACTTGTAAAAGGAAACACTGCTGTTATTATCGGAGCCATGTACGCAGGATGTGACTGTTACTTTGGATACCCGATAACACCGGCAAGCGAAATACTTCATGAAGCTTCCAAATACTTTCCAATGGTTGGAAGGAAGTTTGTTCAAGCAGAATCCGAAGAAGCTGCAATAAATATGGTTTACGGTGCAGCATCAACCGGAAAAAGAGTATTATGTGCTACATCCGGCCCGGGAATGAGTTTAAAACAAGAAGGAATCTCATTTTTAGCAGGTTCTGAACTTCCATGCGTTCTTGTAAATGTGCAAAGGGCAGGTCCAGGTCTTGGAAATATCGGGCCAGAACAGGCTGATTACAATCAGGCTGTAAAAGGTGGGGGACACGGAAACTACAAAAATATAGTTTTAGCTCCAAATTCAGTTCAAGAAATGTGTGACTGTACTGCAAAAGCATTTGAACTTGCAACAAAGTACAAAAACCCAGTAATTGTTCTTTCAGATGGTGTTTTAGGTCAGATGGTTGAGCCGTTAAAATTCCCCGAACAGGCAATAAAACCTGAAATCGATGAATCTTGGGCAGTCCGCGGCACAAAAGAAACAAGGAAAAATTTAGTTACGTCAATCTTTCTAGATTTTAAACAGCTTGAAGAATTTAACTATGCATTACAGGAAAAATACGAAATAATTAAAGAAAATGAACAGGATTTTGAAGGATACCAACTTGACGACGCTGAAATTATCCTTGTTTCATACGGAATCAGCAGTAGAATTTCAAAAACTGCGGTAGATGTTGCAAGAAAAGAAGGAATAAAAGCAGGATTATTCAGGCCAAAAACATTATTCCCATTTCCTGAAAAAGAACTGAACAAACTTGCAGAGAAAAAATGCACGTTTATTTCAGTTGAAATGAGCAACGGTCAAATGGCAGAAGATATTAAACTTGCAACCTGCTGTAAAAGACCAATTGAGCTTGTAAATAGGCTTGGTGGAAATTTAATTGAAGTGGATCAGATTTTAGCTAAAATTAAAGAAATTGCAGGAGGCAACTAA
- a CDS encoding AMP-binding protein yields the protein MVSLVNKYVKKTDFESYEDFVENFKIDVPENFNFAYDIVDEYAKIAPEKTAIIWCDDNNDEKIFTFKDMKKYSDKAANFFLKHGIKKGDTVMLTLKSRYEFWFCMLGLHKIGAVAIPATHMLTTKDIVYRIEKAGLKMIVCIGENGVPEYVDEAVSEINSNVLKACVVNLNNKNWIDFSKELEESSEEFTRPVGEMDTKNEDVLVAYFSSGTTGYPKLIQHDHEYPLGHITTAKYWQNVEDDGLHYTVADSGWAKCIWGKLYGQWIAGTAVFVYDYDRFDAGNMLEKIAKYKITTFCAPPTIYRFMIKQDISKVDFSSLHYAVTAGEPLNPEVYNKFLEFTSLRLMEGFGQTETVVSVANFPWMDPKPGSMGKPVPIFDLMIKGSDGKECDVGEEGELVFKTKDGKPLGLFSGYFKDPERTKKSWYDGYYHTGDTAWKDEDGFLWFVGRNDDLIKSSGYRIGPFEVESALISHPAVLECAITGVPDPVRGQIVKATIVLTGDYEASEELKKELQDHVKHNTAPYKYPRAIDFVKELPKTISGKIRRVEIREQDEEKSNN from the coding sequence ATGGTATCTTTAGTTAATAAATATGTTAAAAAAACGGACTTTGAGTCATACGAAGACTTTGTGGAAAATTTTAAGATAGACGTTCCTGAAAACTTCAACTTTGCTTATGATATTGTTGATGAATATGCAAAAATTGCACCCGAAAAGACTGCAATCATATGGTGTGATGACAATAACGACGAAAAAATTTTTACATTCAAAGATATGAAAAAATACAGTGATAAAGCAGCTAATTTCTTTTTAAAACACGGAATTAAAAAGGGCGACACTGTAATGCTCACATTAAAGAGCAGATATGAATTCTGGTTTTGTATGCTTGGACTTCATAAAATCGGGGCTGTTGCAATTCCTGCAACACACATGCTTACAACAAAAGATATTGTATATAGAATTGAAAAAGCAGGCTTAAAAATGATAGTATGCATCGGTGAAAACGGTGTTCCTGAATACGTTGATGAAGCAGTATCTGAAATTAATTCTAATGTTTTAAAAGCCTGTGTTGTAAATTTAAACAACAAAAATTGGATTGATTTTTCAAAAGAATTGGAAGAATCATCAGAAGAGTTTACAAGGCCTGTTGGCGAAATGGATACTAAAAATGAAGATGTATTGGTTGCATACTTTTCATCCGGAACAACAGGATATCCAAAATTAATCCAGCACGACCATGAATATCCTCTAGGACATATTACAACTGCAAAATACTGGCAAAACGTAGAAGATGATGGACTTCACTATACTGTTGCAGACAGTGGTTGGGCAAAGTGTATCTGGGGAAAACTATATGGTCAGTGGATTGCAGGAACTGCGGTATTTGTCTATGACTACGACAGATTTGATGCAGGAAACATGCTTGAAAAAATTGCAAAATATAAAATTACAACGTTCTGCGCACCACCTACAATTTACAGGTTCATGATCAAGCAGGATATTTCAAAAGTAGACTTTTCAAGTTTGCACTATGCTGTAACGGCTGGAGAACCGTTAAACCCTGAAGTTTACAACAAATTTTTGGAATTCACAAGTCTCAGATTAATGGAAGGATTTGGACAGACTGAAACAGTTGTTTCAGTTGCAAACTTCCCGTGGATGGATCCTAAACCTGGATCAATGGGAAAACCGGTACCAATTTTTGATTTGATGATAAAAGGGTCCGATGGAAAAGAATGCGATGTTGGTGAAGAAGGAGAACTCGTATTCAAGACAAAAGATGGAAAACCACTCGGTCTTTTTTCAGGATACTTCAAAGACCCTGAAAGAACCAAAAAATCATGGTACGATGGGTACTACCATACTGGCGACACCGCATGGAAAGATGAAGATGGGTTCCTCTGGTTTGTTGGAAGAAATGACGATTTGATCAAAAGTTCGGGTTACAGAATTGGTCCTTTCGAAGTAGAGAGTGCACTTATTTCACACCCTGCGGTACTCGAATGCGCCATAACTGGAGTTCCTGATCCTGTAAGGGGCCAGATAGTTAAAGCTACAATTGTTTTAACAGGGGATTATGAAGCAAGTGAAGAACTCAAAAAAGAACTTCAGGATCACGTTAAACACAATACTGCCCCATACAAATATCCAAGGGCAATTGACTTTGTAAAAGAACTCCCAAAAACAATCAGTGGGAAAATTAGGCGTGTAGAAATCCGAGAACAGGATGAAGAAAAAAGTAATAATTAA
- a CDS encoding 2-oxoacid:acceptor oxidoreductase family protein, giving the protein MAEITEKVLKKPNAIPDVFERKGGSAPTATHYCAGCGHGIIHKLMAEAIDELEIQDRCVLISPVGCAVFAYYYFDCGNIQVAHGRAPAVGTGVSRAEDNAIVMSYQGDGDLASIGLNETIQAANRGEKMAVFFVNNTVYGMTGGQMAPTTLIGEKTVTCQTGRDPRFAGYPIHMCELLSSLKAPVFIERVSVSDIAHIRKAKRAIKKALEIQRDGKGYAFVEILSPCPTNLRQDANAAQKFINEEMEKEFPLQNFRDRSAEVETLNRGESDFSKECLDNIFEVNSKGAEDPSEDLSFEEKLVKIAGFGGQGVLSMGLTLAEAACRDQKYVSWYPSYGPEQRGGTSNCSVIISGHEIGSPVVYSPGVLIALNKPSLENFAKDVKTGGTIIYDENIGDFEIPNGVTAIKVPASKIATEMGVSRAANTVMLGVLSALGYTGLSESVFVGAIEQTFSKKPKLIPINVEILNAGISWAKENLAL; this is encoded by the coding sequence ATGGCAGAAATTACGGAAAAAGTTTTGAAAAAGCCAAATGCAATACCTGATGTTTTTGAAAGAAAGGGCGGTTCTGCACCAACTGCAACGCACTACTGTGCAGGCTGTGGACACGGAATAATCCATAAATTAATGGCGGAAGCAATCGATGAACTTGAAATACAAGATAGGTGTGTTTTAATCAGCCCGGTTGGCTGTGCCGTATTTGCATACTATTATTTTGACTGTGGAAATATCCAGGTGGCTCACGGAAGAGCTCCGGCAGTTGGAACTGGTGTTTCAAGGGCAGAAGACAATGCAATTGTAATGTCATACCAGGGAGATGGGGATTTGGCTTCAATTGGATTAAATGAAACAATTCAGGCTGCAAACCGTGGAGAAAAAATGGCAGTATTTTTCGTAAACAACACAGTTTATGGAATGACTGGCGGTCAAATGGCCCCAACAACGCTTATCGGTGAAAAAACTGTAACTTGTCAAACTGGAAGGGATCCAAGATTTGCAGGATACCCAATTCACATGTGTGAACTTTTAAGCAGCTTAAAAGCTCCAGTATTTATTGAAAGAGTTTCTGTTTCAGATATTGCACACATAAGAAAAGCAAAACGTGCAATCAAAAAAGCTCTTGAAATTCAAAGAGATGGAAAAGGATACGCATTTGTTGAAATATTGTCACCTTGTCCAACGAATTTAAGACAGGATGCAAATGCTGCTCAAAAATTCATAAACGAAGAAATGGAAAAAGAATTCCCATTACAAAACTTTAGGGACAGAAGTGCTGAAGTTGAAACTTTAAATAGGGGAGAAAGCGACTTTTCAAAAGAATGTCTCGACAATATATTTGAAGTAAATTCAAAAGGTGCAGAAGATCCTTCAGAAGACCTTTCTTTCGAAGAAAAACTCGTGAAAATCGCAGGATTTGGTGGTCAGGGAGTTTTAAGCATGGGTTTAACTCTCGCAGAGGCAGCATGCAGGGATCAAAAATACGTTTCATGGTACCCTTCATACGGCCCAGAACAAAGGGGTGGAACTTCAAACTGTTCTGTTATAATTTCAGGACACGAAATTGGATCCCCTGTTGTGTACAGCCCCGGAGTTTTAATTGCTCTTAACAAACCATCGCTTGAAAACTTTGCAAAAGACGTGAAAACCGGCGGAACAATAATTTACGATGAAAATATCGGGGACTTTGAAATTCCAAACGGAGTTACTGCAATAAAAGTTCCAGCTTCAAAAATCGCAACTGAAATGGGCGTTTCAAGAGCCGCAAATACTGTAATGCTTGGAGTTTTATCGGCACTTGGGTACACAGGACTTTCTGAATCAGTATTTGTTGGTGCAATAGAACAAACTTTCTCAAAAAAACCTAAATTAATTCCAATAAACGTTGAAATATTAAACGCGGGAATTTCATGGGCTAAAGAAAATTTAGCCCTATAA
- the gatE gene encoding Glu-tRNA(Gln) amidotransferase subunit GatE has protein sequence MDHDYEKLGLKVGLEIHQQLNTKRKLFCNCPTKIRDDEPHGEIERVLRPSQSEMGHVDKAALLESKKEKKFIYQYYNDSTCLVELDDEPPHDVSPEAVDTALEVSTLMNMKMADEVQIMRKMVIDGSNTSGFQRTMFVSQEGFIETEYGNIGVTSLCLEEDACKKIEDGKDYTKYCVDRLGIPLLEITTEPDITSPKMGKEAARRIGTILRATGKVKRGLGTIRQDVNISIREGARIEVKGVQNLDLIEKIIENEVTRQISLNEIKEELLKRNAEVVDEIKDITELLKDTESKVLKSALKNKGVIRAILLKGFSGMIGREVQPGRRLGTEFSDRGKVLGGVGGLFHTDELPKYGITEEEVTKLKEYMNCGENDAVILVADKKNKVERALNAVIERAKESMIGIPEETRKALDDGNTSYLRPLPGAARMYPETDVPTITITEEKLEAIRNNLPEMPEEKLVRFVKEYELNEDLAKQMVMSYHVDLFESLSKKYSKIKPTLIATTLEATLKEIKREGLDTDLLTEEHLEELFKGLSEDKMSKEAVPDVIKGFIENPSKKLDEILEIKGMSSMSVDEVESIIEDIINQNISQVNEKGMGAMGLLMGRCMAQLRGKADGKLINTTLQKKLKEKVQ, from the coding sequence ATGGATCATGATTACGAAAAACTTGGATTGAAAGTTGGACTTGAGATACACCAGCAGTTAAACACTAAAAGGAAACTTTTCTGTAACTGCCCAACAAAAATAAGGGATGATGAACCTCATGGGGAAATTGAACGGGTTTTAAGGCCTTCTCAAAGTGAAATGGGTCACGTTGATAAGGCGGCACTTCTTGAATCAAAAAAGGAAAAGAAGTTTATTTATCAATATTACAATGATTCTACATGTTTAGTGGAACTTGATGATGAACCACCTCATGACGTTTCCCCTGAAGCAGTAGATACTGCATTGGAGGTTTCAACTTTAATGAACATGAAAATGGCTGATGAAGTTCAGATCATGAGAAAAATGGTTATTGATGGTTCAAATACCTCTGGATTTCAAAGAACAATGTTTGTATCCCAAGAAGGATTCATTGAAACGGAATACGGAAATATTGGTGTTACAAGTCTGTGTTTAGAAGAAGATGCATGTAAAAAGATTGAAGATGGTAAAGACTACACAAAATATTGTGTTGATAGGCTTGGAATCCCGCTTTTAGAAATTACAACTGAACCTGATATCACATCTCCAAAAATGGGTAAAGAAGCTGCAAGAAGAATTGGAACCATTTTAAGAGCAACTGGGAAAGTTAAAAGGGGTCTTGGTACAATTAGGCAGGATGTAAATATTTCAATTCGGGAAGGTGCAAGAATTGAGGTTAAAGGAGTTCAAAACCTTGATTTAATTGAAAAAATCATCGAAAACGAAGTTACAAGACAGATCAGTTTAAATGAAATCAAAGAAGAACTTTTGAAGAGAAATGCGGAAGTTGTCGATGAAATAAAAGATATCACCGAACTGTTGAAAGATACTGAATCAAAAGTTTTGAAAAGTGCACTTAAAAATAAAGGGGTAATTAGGGCAATTTTGTTAAAAGGATTTTCAGGAATGATCGGAAGAGAAGTTCAGCCGGGAAGAAGACTTGGAACGGAATTTTCAGATCGTGGAAAGGTACTTGGTGGAGTTGGGGGATTATTCCACACAGACGAACTTCCAAAATATGGAATTACTGAAGAAGAAGTCACAAAATTAAAAGAATACATGAACTGCGGCGAAAACGACGCTGTAATTTTGGTCGCAGACAAGAAAAACAAGGTTGAAAGAGCACTCAACGCAGTAATTGAAAGGGCAAAAGAATCAATGATTGGAATTCCTGAAGAAACGAGAAAAGCACTCGATGATGGAAATACATCTTATTTAAGGCCGCTTCCTGGAGCTGCGAGGATGTATCCTGAAACAGATGTTCCAACGATTACAATCACAGAAGAAAAGCTCGAAGCAATTAGAAATAACCTTCCAGAAATGCCTGAAGAAAAACTTGTAAGGTTTGTAAAAGAATATGAATTAAACGAAGATCTTGCAAAACAGATGGTGATGTCTTACCACGTTGATTTGTTTGAAAGTCTGTCAAAAAAATATTCAAAAATCAAACCTACGCTTATTGCAACGACCCTCGAAGCTACATTAAAAGAAATAAAAAGAGAAGGGCTTGATACCGATTTATTGACTGAAGAACACCTTGAAGAACTTTTTAAAGGGCTTTCAGAAGACAAAATGTCAAAAGAAGCAGTTCCTGATGTTATAAAAGGATTTATCGAAAACCCTTCAAAAAAACTCGATGAAATTTTAGAAATTAAGGGAATGTCTTCAATGTCAGTTGATGAGGTAGAATCAATAATTGAAGATATAATCAATCAAAACATTTCCCAAGTAAACGAAAAAGGGATGGGTGCAATGGGTCTTTTAATGGGAAGATGCATGGCACAACTCAGGGGAAAAGCTGATGGAAAGCTAATAAATACAACATTGCAGAAAAAACTCAAAGAAAAAGTTCAGTAA
- a CDS encoding ferredoxin family protein produces MECSTKKPYPVINTLECKACERCIIACSKDVLKMSKDWNERGYHYVIYTGEGCTGCGNCYYTCPEPLAIEVHIPLKKCE; encoded by the coding sequence ATGGAATGTTCTACAAAAAAACCTTATCCTGTAATTAACACTCTCGAATGCAAAGCATGTGAAAGATGTATAATTGCATGTTCAAAAGATGTCTTAAAAATGAGCAAAGACTGGAATGAAAGGGGATACCACTACGTAATTTACACTGGCGAAGGATGCACAGGTTGCGGAAACTGTTACTACACGTGTCCAGAACCTTTAGCAATAGAGGTACACATCCCGCTTAAAAAGTGCGAATAG